One cyanobiont of Ornithocercus magnificus DNA segment encodes these proteins:
- a CDS encoding photosystem I reaction center subunit IX — translation MKKFLTTAPVLAAIWFTLTAGIMIEWNRFFPDLLFHPMS, via the coding sequence ATGAAAAAATTTCTCACTACTGCCCCTGTGCTTGCAGCAATCTGGTTCACACTCACCGCAGGAATCATGATCGAGTGGAATCGTTTTTTTCCTGATCTATTATTTCATCCAATGAGTTGA
- a CDS encoding UDP-N-acetylglucosamine 2-epimerase (non-hydrolyzing), whose amino-acid sequence MAAQPRVTIVLGTRPEAIKLAPVIQRFRNCEVITTRVVLTGQHREMVRQVMELFNITADRDLGLMIPRQTLTHITCATLQGLCDDFQECRPQLVLVQGDTTTAFTAALAAFYERIPVGHIEAGLRTDKPLDPFPEEVNRRLISQIAQLHFAPTSRSKINLQQSGVVGRVLVTGNTVVDALLHIVERAPSLEDLPLDFDNQRVILATVHRRENWGNRLDQIATGILKVLKQHVDTALLLPLHRNPVVREPLQKALGSHPRVVLTESLNYDRLVAVMRRCTLLLTDSGGLQEEAPAFGKPVLVLRQTTERLEAVDAGTARLVGTDPDVIASEVRRLLQDNDAYDLMAHAANPFGDGQASNRILEEALSILLRPCW is encoded by the coding sequence ATGGCTGCTCAGCCCCGCGTTACAATCGTCTTGGGAACGCGGCCCGAAGCTATAAAGCTAGCCCCGGTCATACAAAGGTTCCGCAATTGCGAGGTAATCACAACTCGCGTGGTACTAACTGGTCAGCACAGAGAGATGGTGCGCCAAGTTATGGAATTATTTAACATAACCGCCGACCGTGATCTGGGTCTGATGATACCTCGACAGACACTGACTCACATCACTTGCGCCACTCTGCAGGGACTGTGTGATGACTTTCAAGAGTGTCGACCGCAGTTAGTACTTGTACAAGGTGATACTACTACGGCTTTTACAGCAGCTCTAGCCGCTTTCTATGAAAGGATACCAGTTGGGCACATTGAGGCAGGTCTGCGCACTGATAAACCCTTAGATCCCTTTCCAGAGGAGGTAAATCGCCGACTAATTTCTCAGATCGCCCAGCTTCACTTTGCACCAACATCTCGCTCAAAAATTAACCTACAACAGTCCGGAGTTGTAGGTCGAGTGCTTGTTACTGGTAATACAGTAGTCGATGCTTTATTGCATATTGTTGAAAGAGCTCCAAGTCTAGAAGACTTGCCCTTAGATTTTGACAACCAGCGAGTCATTCTGGCAACGGTGCACCGCCGTGAAAACTGGGGTAACCGCTTGGATCAGATTGCTACTGGCATACTAAAAGTTCTTAAGCAGCATGTAGATACTGCACTACTACTGCCATTGCACAGAAACCCAGTCGTTCGAGAACCTTTGCAAAAAGCTCTCGGTAGCCATCCGCGTGTTGTGCTTACTGAATCTCTAAACTATGATCGTCTAGTAGCGGTTATGCGTAGGTGTACTCTTCTGCTTACCGACTCTGGTGGATTGCAAGAGGAAGCTCCGGCATTTGGCAAGCCAGTGCTAGTATTACGACAGACTACCGAGCGACTCGAAGCTGTTGATGCTGGAACAGCTCGGCTTGTAGGAACTGACCCAGACGTCATCGCTTCTGAGGTCAGACGACTACTTCAGGATAACGATGCTTATGACTTGATGGCACATGCTGCCAATCCTTTCGGTGATGGCCAAGCTAGCAATAGGATCTTGGAAGAAGCTCTCTCAATCTTGCTGAGACCATGCTGGTAA
- a CDS encoding twin-arginine translocase subunit TatC — MTDDLDLPNDIEMSLIEHLEELRQRVFQSLVAVVITAAGCLIAIRPLVRLLKVPAGSIRLLQLAPGEFLLISLKVAGYAGLVLALPYILYQVLAFVLPGLTQRERRLIAPAVAGSAVLFLSGIAFAWWTLIPAALRFLVSYGSDLVEPLWSIERYLDFVLLLMLATGLAFQLPVLQLILGAVGLVQWRDMLSAWRWVIMIAAIAGAVLTPSTDPITMSLLAGAITVLFLIGVALVALTERLRPETPPVPRPPATAS; from the coding sequence ATGACAGATGACCTAGACCTACCTAACGATATTGAGATGTCATTAATAGAGCATCTCGAGGAATTACGCCAGCGCGTATTCCAGAGCCTGGTAGCCGTTGTTATCACTGCTGCGGGATGTCTGATAGCAATAAGGCCACTAGTGCGTCTCTTGAAAGTACCAGCGGGCTCAATCCGTCTTCTACAACTGGCTCCAGGAGAGTTTCTTCTCATTTCCTTGAAGGTTGCAGGATACGCCGGGCTTGTCTTGGCACTGCCGTATATATTATATCAAGTGCTGGCTTTTGTACTTCCTGGGCTAACACAACGGGAGCGAAGACTAATTGCTCCTGCTGTTGCCGGATCAGCTGTGCTGTTTTTATCCGGCATTGCTTTTGCCTGGTGGACTCTTATACCTGCAGCACTGCGATTCCTAGTAAGTTATGGATCAGACCTGGTAGAGCCACTCTGGTCAATCGAGCGCTACCTTGACTTTGTATTACTGCTGATGCTTGCTACTGGCTTAGCCTTTCAGCTTCCAGTCCTCCAATTAATATTGGGTGCTGTCGGACTTGTGCAGTGGAGAGATATGTTATCTGCCTGGCGCTGGGTTATCATGATAGCTGCCATAGCTGGTGCAGTACTAACTCCCTCAACTGACCCTATTACAATGTCACTGCTGGCAGGCGCGATAACAGTCTTATTTCTAATAGGTGTAGCACTCGTAGCCCTAACAGAAAGACTTAGACCAGAAACTCCTCCAGTCCCTCGTCCGCCTGCAACTGCAAGCTGA
- a CDS encoding sodium:proton antiporter yields the protein MTPERLGLLWGITIFAGALARLVSMLSGLPGVVLLLLSGLLIGRSGLGLVEPLDLGRGLETIVGLLVSLVLFDGGLSLRLPGDTIKVTVLRISLTRLILSFGIGLLAAHWLAGLGWSVAAIYSAIVLATGPTVVTPLVQQIRLATPLGDVLEAEGLILEPVGAVLALLLLEFVLGDLYGWREVAIGLLTRLGGGVAIGVGCGWLLSEVLRRLQSDPSVGLRLQLTLGFLFLMFGTAEWLLPESGLPASVAAGFVVGRRPSTQADQLDEVIRELASLAITMLFPLLAADVSWAELSPLGWGGVSCVLALMLVSRPIAVGTATIGLPLDWRQRLFLSWLAPRGIVTAAVASLFAIRLEQAGIIGAGRLQGLVFLTILLTVGFQGLTAQPLAKFLGLTAVSTDTQYTTTGSDTANKALAILPDPRK from the coding sequence ATGACACCTGAGCGGCTGGGCCTACTTTGGGGCATCACTATCTTTGCTGGTGCTTTAGCCCGCTTAGTCTCCATGCTATCGGGTTTGCCGGGAGTGGTTTTACTACTTCTCTCTGGTCTACTTATCGGTCGCTCAGGTCTTGGGCTTGTGGAACCCCTTGATCTAGGTCGAGGCCTGGAGACAATAGTGGGTCTCTTGGTAAGCCTAGTACTCTTTGACGGCGGCTTGAGCTTGAGGTTGCCTGGGGACACAATCAAGGTAACTGTACTACGCATCTCTTTAACCCGTCTAATACTGTCATTTGGGATAGGATTGTTGGCGGCTCATTGGCTAGCGGGGCTTGGTTGGTCAGTAGCCGCAATTTACAGCGCTATTGTGCTAGCGACAGGCCCTACAGTAGTAACACCGCTGGTTCAACAGATCCGACTAGCTACTCCACTAGGAGACGTGCTCGAGGCTGAGGGATTGATACTAGAGCCAGTGGGCGCTGTCCTTGCTCTCCTATTGCTAGAGTTCGTTTTAGGTGACCTATATGGCTGGCGTGAGGTAGCTATTGGACTGCTCACCCGTCTCGGTGGCGGTGTAGCAATTGGCGTCGGCTGCGGTTGGCTCCTATCTGAGGTTCTACGACGCCTTCAGTCAGACCCGTCAGTGGGACTTCGCCTTCAGCTCACACTTGGTTTCCTATTCCTAATGTTTGGGACCGCAGAATGGTTATTGCCGGAGTCAGGTCTGCCTGCCTCCGTAGCGGCTGGTTTTGTAGTCGGTCGGCGACCTTCCACGCAGGCGGATCAACTCGACGAGGTGATCCGCGAGCTGGCAAGTCTTGCTATCACCATGTTATTTCCGCTTCTTGCAGCGGACGTATCTTGGGCAGAGCTTAGTCCTCTGGGTTGGGGAGGTGTAAGCTGTGTTTTAGCACTAATGTTGGTATCACGTCCAATAGCAGTAGGCACAGCAACAATTGGGCTCCCGCTAGATTGGCGCCAGCGACTATTCCTTAGCTGGCTCGCTCCTCGTGGTATTGTTACCGCCGCTGTAGCTTCATTATTTGCGATCAGGTTAGAGCAGGCTGGAATAATAGGCGCCGGTCGGCTTCAAGGACTGGTCTTCCTAACTATTTTATTGACAGTAGGGTTTCAGGGTCTGACGGCTCAGCCTCTAGCCAAATTTCTTGGACTAACTGCAGTTAGCACTGATACCCAGTATACAACTACTGGCTCAGATACAGCGAATAAGGCGCTGGCGATCTTGCCCGATCCGCGCAAGTAA
- a CDS encoding apocytochrome f has product MRSLLSILLGFLVLSFPLTLEPTTTWAYPFWAQQNYDSPREATGKIVCANCHLAQKLTQAEVPQAVLPDTVFTASVKIPYDSSILEVGADGSEVPLQVGAVVMLPDGFTLAPQDRWTDTIREETEGVYFTQYSEDQPNIILVGPILGDQHQEIIFPILSPDPSTDSNIHFGKYAIHVGGNRGRGQVYPTGDKSNNAVYTASNSGTIASIEPGDNGSSTVTIVIDDGSTLTETIPAGPTLEVVVGDNIEAGAPLTNDPNVGGFGQVETEVVLQNPVRIYGLLAFFAAVALAQIMLVLKKRQIEKVQAAEGF; this is encoded by the coding sequence ATGCGTAGTTTACTCTCCATCCTTCTTGGATTCTTGGTACTTAGCTTTCCCCTAACGCTAGAGCCTACTACTACCTGGGCCTATCCATTCTGGGCCCAGCAAAACTATGATTCTCCTCGGGAAGCCACTGGTAAGATTGTCTGTGCTAATTGTCACTTGGCTCAAAAGTTGACCCAGGCTGAGGTTCCCCAGGCTGTGCTGCCGGACACTGTCTTCACCGCCTCTGTGAAGATTCCCTATGATAGTTCTATTCTAGAAGTTGGAGCTGATGGTAGTGAGGTACCACTACAGGTAGGTGCTGTAGTGATGCTACCTGATGGCTTTACTCTAGCCCCTCAAGACCGGTGGACTGACACGATTCGTGAGGAGACAGAGGGTGTTTACTTCACCCAGTATAGCGAAGACCAACCCAATATTATTTTGGTTGGGCCTATCCTAGGAGACCAACATCAAGAAATTATTTTCCCAATTCTGTCACCTGACCCAAGCACTGACAGCAACATTCACTTCGGCAAGTATGCGATCCACGTTGGTGGCAACCGTGGTCGCGGCCAAGTTTACCCTACGGGCGACAAAAGCAATAATGCTGTCTACACGGCAAGCAACTCTGGCACTATAGCATCAATTGAGCCTGGTGATAATGGGTCCAGTACTGTAACTATCGTAATAGATGACGGTAGTACTCTCACAGAAACCATTCCTGCAGGACCAACACTTGAGGTCGTAGTTGGTGACAATATTGAGGCGGGTGCCCCTCTAACCAATGATCCAAATGTAGGGGGCTTTGGTCAAGTTGAAACTGAGGTGGTACTCCAGAATCCTGTACGTATATATGGTCTGCTAGCTTTCTTCGCTGCTGTGGCGCTAGCCCAAATAATGTTGGTACTGAAGAAGAGACAAATAGAGAAAGTCCAAGCCGCTGAGGGTTTCTGA
- a CDS encoding high light inducible protein, producing the protein MYASVSMATNSGSDTASRREPVSKAELNAWRRGFTPQAEIWNGRLAMLGLSASLMLIVVMRLIQDH; encoded by the coding sequence ATGTATGCTTCAGTAAGCATGGCTACAAATTCCGGCAGTGATACCGCTTCTAGGCGAGAGCCAGTTAGCAAAGCAGAACTTAATGCCTGGCGGCGTGGATTTACTCCTCAAGCGGAGATCTGGAATGGCCGCTTGGCCATGCTTGGACTATCTGCTTCTCTCATGCTCATAGTAGTCATGAGGCTAATCCAAGACCACTAA
- a CDS encoding guanylate kinase, translating to MDCSRRLRGGLTVLTGPSGAGKGTLMRRLLRRHPEIWLSISVTTRSPRPGEIDGKHYFFCDHADFADLIARDGCLEWAEFAGNCYGTPRLPVQAQLAAGRPVLLEIELEGARQVRKSFPEGLQVFLAPPDLEELERRLRGRGVDTEESITQRLKRASEEMDACGEFDAVIVNDDLSIALKQLEDLMTLTR from the coding sequence ATGGACTGCTCGCGGCGTCTAAGAGGTGGACTCACAGTGCTTACTGGTCCTAGTGGTGCGGGCAAAGGCACCCTGATGAGGCGTCTCTTGCGACGGCATCCAGAGATCTGGCTCTCAATTTCAGTAACAACTCGCTCCCCGCGGCCAGGAGAAATAGATGGCAAGCATTACTTTTTTTGTGATCATGCTGACTTTGCAGATCTCATTGCGCGTGATGGTTGCCTGGAGTGGGCTGAGTTTGCCGGAAATTGTTACGGTACGCCACGCCTGCCGGTACAGGCACAACTTGCTGCCGGCAGACCGGTTCTGCTTGAAATTGAGCTGGAGGGCGCCCGTCAGGTGCGCAAGAGCTTTCCAGAAGGGTTACAGGTTTTTCTCGCTCCGCCCGATCTAGAAGAACTAGAGCGCCGCCTCCGGGGACGCGGCGTGGATACTGAGGAATCAATTACTCAACGCCTCAAACGCGCTTCAGAGGAGATGGATGCCTGTGGTGAGTTTGATGCAGTTATTGTTAATGATGACCTTAGTATTGCTCTAAAACAACTTGAAGATCTAATGACCTTAACGAGATGA
- a CDS encoding precorrin-4 C(11)-methyltransferase, translated as MNPLSIVGAGPGAPDLLTLRAADRLQQAQVLIWTDSLVAPAIAALAPKDCERIPTSRLTLGEVLSLLVERVERGLRVVRLHDGDPCLYSAISEQVCQLADAGIPVEVIPGLSAYQATAAKLGVELTIPGLVQTIVLGRVGGQTEVREAEKLDKLAAIRASLCLYLSARHVEEVQTTLLKYYASDTPVAIGYRVSWPDEYLDIVPLDSIAEASRQRQLVRTTLYVISPALAVSNIQARRSCIYNPGHNHLFRPRY; from the coding sequence ATGAATCCACTCAGTATTGTCGGAGCTGGACCTGGCGCTCCTGATCTGCTCACTCTTCGAGCTGCAGACCGTCTACAGCAAGCACAAGTTTTGATCTGGACTGACTCCCTAGTTGCCCCGGCAATTGCTGCTCTTGCTCCTAAAGACTGCGAGCGCATTCCTACTAGCCGTTTAACTCTCGGGGAGGTGCTATCACTACTAGTCGAGCGAGTTGAGCGAGGACTACGCGTAGTGCGTCTTCATGACGGTGACCCTTGTCTCTATAGTGCAATCTCTGAACAGGTTTGTCAATTAGCTGATGCAGGTATTCCTGTTGAAGTAATTCCTGGACTGAGCGCTTATCAGGCAACGGCAGCCAAACTAGGAGTTGAGCTCACAATCCCTGGATTAGTACAAACTATAGTGCTTGGCAGAGTAGGAGGCCAGACCGAAGTTCGAGAAGCTGAGAAACTTGACAAGCTTGCAGCTATTAGAGCTTCTCTATGCCTTTACTTGAGCGCACGCCATGTTGAAGAAGTACAAACTACATTACTAAAGTACTATGCTTCAGATACTCCTGTAGCTATTGGATATAGAGTGAGCTGGCCAGATGAATATTTAGATATTGTACCTCTAGACAGTATAGCTGAAGCTTCACGTCAGCGTCAATTAGTCCGCACTACGCTCTACGTAATCAGTCCAGCACTTGCAGTATCTAACATACAGGCTAGGCGCTCTTGCATCTACAATCCAGGTCATAATCATCTATTTCGGCCACGATATTAG
- a CDS encoding tRNA (adenosine(37)-N6)-threonylcarbamoyltransferase complex transferase subunit TsaD — MNTVLALETSCDESAAAVVCRRKDGSINVLAHRIASQVKEHERWGGVVPEVASRLHVELLPDLIAGALKDAALPWPAIDAVAATVTPGLTGALMVASVTGRTLAMLHGKPFLGVHHLEGHLSSVYLAEGTARPETPYLALLVSGGHTEIIRVSQGGSTTCLGKSHDDAAGEAFDKAARLLGLGYPGGPAIQAAARTGDPSRFHFPRGRVSRPSGGFYPYDFSFSGLKTAVLRQVQNLQISTERLPVEDLAASFEQAVVEVLVERSIKCARDNQLDELVMVGGVAANHELRRQMADQGRRFFITTHVAPLNFCTDNAAMVGSAALERLASGQCSSSWTLGVSARWPLERTSALYEMTPPF, encoded by the coding sequence ATGAACACCGTGCTAGCCCTCGAAACAAGTTGTGACGAGTCTGCTGCCGCCGTCGTGTGCCGCCGCAAAGACGGCAGCATAAATGTCTTGGCGCACCGTATAGCCTCCCAGGTCAAGGAGCATGAGCGTTGGGGTGGGGTAGTGCCTGAAGTTGCTTCCCGCCTCCATGTTGAACTGCTACCAGATCTCATCGCAGGTGCACTAAAAGATGCTGCTTTACCTTGGCCTGCGATAGATGCAGTTGCTGCCACGGTCACACCTGGTCTGACTGGAGCCCTGATGGTCGCGTCAGTCACTGGAAGAACATTGGCCATGTTGCACGGCAAGCCCTTTCTCGGCGTTCACCACCTTGAGGGTCATCTATCATCAGTTTACCTAGCTGAAGGCACAGCAAGACCTGAAACTCCCTATTTGGCATTGCTAGTAAGTGGAGGTCATACTGAAATAATACGAGTTAGTCAAGGAGGGAGCACAACCTGTTTGGGAAAGAGCCATGATGATGCTGCCGGAGAAGCCTTTGACAAAGCTGCGCGTCTTCTAGGCTTAGGTTATCCAGGTGGCCCTGCCATTCAAGCAGCAGCAAGAACAGGTGACCCTAGTCGATTTCACTTTCCCAGGGGTCGTGTGTCTCGCCCAAGTGGAGGTTTCTACCCCTATGATTTTTCTTTCAGTGGTCTGAAGACAGCAGTTCTACGACAGGTTCAAAATCTCCAGATCAGTACTGAACGGTTACCGGTAGAGGATTTAGCCGCTAGTTTCGAGCAAGCAGTGGTAGAAGTCTTGGTCGAACGTAGCATAAAGTGTGCTCGCGATAACCAGCTTGACGAGCTGGTTATGGTTGGCGGAGTAGCAGCAAACCATGAACTGCGTCGCCAGATGGCAGATCAGGGCAGGAGGTTTTTCATAACGACTCATGTTGCTCCGCTGAATTTCTGCACCGATAACGCGGCTATGGTTGGCTCCGCAGCTCTCGAGCGGTTAGCATCAGGCCAGTGCAGCAGTTCCTGGACTTTAGGTGTCTCGGCACGCTGGCCTCTCGAAAGAACATCTGCGCTGTACGAAATGACACCACCATTCTGA
- a CDS encoding photosystem I reaction center subunit III (PsaF), which yields MRRLFALTLSILLALGLAPAANADLAGLTPCIDSTRFQQRAAAASTSQAKARFERYSEALCGDDGLPHLIVDGRWDHAGDFVLPGIMFLYVAGCIGWSGREYLKAIRGAKDAVTKEIQIDVSLAIKALGSSAVWPVAALGELISGKLLESEGKVTVSPR from the coding sequence ATGCGTCGCCTCTTTGCCCTCACGCTCTCGATCTTGCTCGCTCTTGGACTTGCGCCTGCTGCCAATGCCGATCTTGCCGGATTAACTCCCTGTATTGATAGTACACGCTTCCAGCAGCGCGCTGCCGCTGCAAGTACCTCTCAAGCCAAAGCTCGCTTTGAGCGCTACAGCGAGGCCCTATGTGGAGATGATGGCCTTCCACATCTAATCGTCGATGGTCGTTGGGATCATGCTGGTGATTTCGTCTTACCCGGGATAATGTTCTTGTACGTAGCTGGCTGCATCGGCTGGTCTGGTCGGGAATACCTCAAAGCCATTCGCGGCGCTAAGGATGCTGTAACCAAAGAGATCCAGATTGATGTTTCTTTGGCCATCAAGGCATTGGGATCCTCGGCAGTGTGGCCTGTGGCAGCGCTCGGTGAACTTATCAGTGGTAAGCTTCTAGAAAGTGAGGGAAAGGTCACCGTCTCACCACGCTAA
- a CDS encoding cytochrome b6-f complex iron-sulfur subunit — protein sequence MTQLSSSDVPGMGRRQFMNLLTFGSVSGVALGALYPVVNYFIPPRASGSGGGTSAKDELGNSVTASAWLSSHSAGDRSLVQGLKGDPTYLIVEDAGAIGSYGINAICTHLGCVVPWNSGSNKFMCPCHGSQYDAAGKVVRGPAPLSLALTNVAIQDDNVFVSQWTKTDFRTGEKPWWA from the coding sequence ATGACCCAACTCTCCTCAAGCGATGTGCCCGGAATGGGCCGCAGGCAGTTCATGAATCTGCTCACCTTCGGTTCGGTCTCGGGAGTGGCGCTTGGGGCCCTGTATCCTGTTGTTAACTACTTCATTCCACCACGTGCCTCTGGTAGTGGTGGTGGTACCAGCGCTAAGGACGAACTTGGCAATTCTGTCACTGCTAGTGCCTGGTTGAGCAGCCACTCCGCAGGAGATCGCAGTCTTGTGCAGGGTCTTAAAGGTGATCCTACTTACTTGATCGTTGAGGATGCTGGCGCAATCGGCAGCTATGGCATCAACGCAATCTGTACCCACTTGGGCTGCGTAGTGCCCTGGAATAGTGGATCCAACAAGTTCATGTGTCCGTGTCATGGCAGTCAGTATGATGCTGCTGGTAAAGTAGTTCGCGGTCCTGCACCACTTTCTCTGGCTCTAACTAATGTTGCTATACAAGATGACAATGTTTTTGTTAGCCAGTGGACTAAAACTGACTTCCGCACAGGTGAGAAACCTTGGTGGGCTTGA
- a CDS encoding Ppx/GppA family phosphatase: protein MVASVDPSLHTFSVEQAEKSTTRLGERDPESGVLTPRAMRCCIDTLQRFRDLATSHQVEQIVTAATSAVREAPNGREFLEHIKKQLNLEVDLVSGTEEARLIYLGVLSGMAFGDHPHLVLDIGGGSTELILADSHDARALTSTRVGAVRLQRDFIKDDPIPPQRRSFLQTLIQGLLEPAVDKVHRRIKPGEVPVMVATSGTAMAIGALAATEEDRPPFKLHGYRVSKHRLDRVVEKLITLGPEQRRALTAINDRRSEIIVPGALILQAAMQMLEVNELVLSERALREGLIVDWMLRRGLLKDRFSFQGSIRQRTVIHQARRFAVNQLRARRVANYALTLYETTKGILHQDVGSGRDPLWAAAMLHACGQHINLNAYHKHSWYLIRHGELLGYSEIEHLMVAAIARYHRRSLPKKRHEAWQSLPTREHRRIVTEMALLLRLAVALDRRPETVVKAVHVMTTSENCHLELIPQHLGQSLSLEQWSVENCTQVVREVAGVQLIVTVRDE, encoded by the coding sequence GTGGTAGCAAGTGTCGATCCTTCTCTGCACACCTTCAGTGTTGAGCAGGCAGAGAAGTCAACTACGCGTCTTGGAGAACGTGATCCCGAGAGTGGTGTACTAACCCCTAGAGCCATGCGATGTTGCATTGACACGCTCCAAAGGTTCCGTGATTTAGCCACTAGTCATCAGGTCGAGCAAATTGTTACAGCAGCCACTAGTGCTGTACGCGAGGCTCCTAATGGACGCGAGTTTCTTGAACACATTAAGAAGCAGCTCAATCTAGAAGTTGACCTAGTTAGCGGTACTGAGGAGGCACGCCTAATTTACCTTGGCGTACTCTCTGGTATGGCATTTGGGGACCACCCCCATCTAGTTCTAGATATTGGAGGAGGTTCAACCGAACTTATCCTCGCAGATAGTCATGATGCACGTGCACTAACTAGTACTCGTGTAGGTGCGGTTCGTCTGCAACGGGACTTCATCAAAGATGACCCAATTCCACCGCAGCGTCGGTCATTCCTGCAAACCCTTATTCAGGGTTTGCTCGAGCCAGCTGTAGACAAGGTTCACCGGCGTATCAAACCTGGTGAAGTTCCAGTGATGGTGGCCACTAGTGGCACGGCAATGGCTATAGGTGCGCTAGCGGCGACTGAGGAGGATAGGCCCCCATTCAAACTTCACGGCTACCGAGTCTCAAAACATAGGCTAGATCGAGTGGTCGAGAAACTCATAACTCTGGGGCCAGAGCAGCGACGCGCCTTGACAGCTATTAACGATCGGCGTTCAGAGATCATTGTTCCAGGAGCTCTGATCTTACAAGCCGCCATGCAAATGCTAGAGGTTAATGAGCTTGTCCTAAGTGAGAGGGCATTGCGTGAGGGGCTGATTGTTGACTGGATGTTAAGACGTGGGTTACTCAAAGATCGCTTCAGTTTCCAAGGTAGCATCCGACAGCGCACTGTTATACATCAGGCACGGCGCTTTGCGGTTAATCAACTACGAGCGAGACGTGTCGCTAACTATGCCCTTACCCTTTATGAGACTACCAAGGGCATCCTGCATCAGGATGTTGGCTCAGGACGTGATCCACTCTGGGCAGCTGCCATGCTGCATGCTTGTGGTCAACACATCAATCTCAATGCATATCATAAACACTCATGGTACCTAATTCGCCATGGAGAACTTTTAGGCTACTCAGAAATTGAGCATCTGATGGTTGCAGCAATTGCTCGCTACCACCGCCGCAGCTTGCCTAAGAAACGACATGAGGCTTGGCAGTCATTGCCAACACGCGAACACCGCCGGATTGTTACAGAGATGGCGCTACTTCTAAGGCTTGCAGTAGCTCTTGATCGACGCCCTGAAACAGTAGTGAAGGCAGTTCATGTGATGACAACATCAGAAAATTGCCATCTAGAACTAATCCCCCAGCATCTGGGTCAAAGTCTGAGCTTAGAGCAGTGGAGTGTCGAAAACTGTACCCAAGTAGTCAGGGAAGTTGCTGGTGTCCAGCTAATAGTAACCGTACGAGATGAGTAA
- a CDS encoding prolipoprotein diacylglyceryl transferase, whose translation MSPSDLASFTSPGPELLRFGPFSLRWYGLLIAFAVTIGLNLSSHLARHRGLKNETISDLLPTLVLASIIGARAYYVVFEWRNYNSAWMEVFAVWNGGIAIHGALIGGVLAIILFCRLQNQPFWDILDVLVPSLALGQSIGRWGNFFNSEAFGLPTNLPWKLFIPYSSRPLAFTNEHFFHPTFLYESLWDLCIFLVLLFMFRLGISGRLWLPAGALSCTYLVTYSLGRFWIEKLRIDPLCLGGIPPFCEGGLRIAQLMSLALIALSTLGLWWLYGRRRSLPGPRHVDAK comes from the coding sequence ATGTCGCCTTCTGATCTGGCCAGCTTCACTTCTCCTGGACCTGAACTGTTGCGATTTGGGCCCTTCTCCTTACGTTGGTATGGCTTATTAATTGCCTTTGCAGTTACCATAGGCTTAAACCTCTCCAGCCATTTAGCCCGACACCGAGGTCTAAAGAATGAAACGATCAGTGACCTATTACCAACTCTTGTCCTAGCCTCTATAATTGGAGCAAGGGCATATTACGTGGTTTTTGAGTGGAGAAACTACAACAGTGCCTGGATGGAAGTGTTTGCCGTCTGGAATGGTGGTATAGCCATCCATGGTGCTCTTATCGGGGGTGTACTAGCAATTATACTGTTCTGTAGGTTACAAAATCAGCCCTTCTGGGATATTCTCGATGTGTTAGTTCCTTCGCTTGCATTAGGACAATCGATTGGGCGCTGGGGCAACTTTTTTAACTCCGAAGCCTTTGGCTTACCAACTAACTTGCCCTGGAAGCTCTTTATACCCTATTCAAGTCGACCTCTAGCCTTCACAAATGAGCACTTCTTCCACCCCACCTTTCTATATGAGTCGCTTTGGGATCTATGTATTTTTCTGGTGCTACTGTTTATGTTTAGGCTAGGAATTTCTGGCCGGCTCTGGCTCCCGGCTGGAGCTCTAAGTTGCACCTATCTTGTAACTTACAGTTTGGGGCGTTTTTGGATCGAGAAGCTGCGAATTGACCCACTCTGTCTTGGTGGTATTCCACCTTTCTGCGAGGGTGGTTTGCGTATAGCCCAACTCATGAGCTTAGCCTTGATTGCCCTGAGTACGCTAGGTCTGTGGTGGCTTTACGGGCGGCGCAGATCCCTACCAGGCCCTAGACATGTAGATGCCAAGTAA